A single region of the Salipaludibacillus sp. LMS25 genome encodes:
- a CDS encoding ABC transporter ATP-binding protein: MKNQRHEDHHPIIRVEELVFAYEKNHDKPLIDHVSFTLEKGELALLMGASGSGKSTLALSLNGLYPEAVEGFQQGSIFFRGVLLENYEKGVVNQHIGIVFQDPESQFCMVTVENELAFTMENCSIPRSEMKKRMDDVLKITGLTNMKKRAIHELSGGQKQKVALASVLLLEPDVLILDEPTANLDPVSSLEFIELVAELQRKKRLTVVVIEHQLDDWLPFAQRIFALGKNGQLFADGEPQNVLMEQAEQFKSEGIYLPFEKASAQSPIANYAYDSNATTLQIEDLTFKRKEKKILTEMNVSLRKGEFVAIVGENGAGKSTLLQVMAGLVRPNQGKVTFLDKALDEWTESDLRRAMGFVFQNPEHQFITDTVADELAFGMKLNDHNPSDIENKVAELLHHFQLENHRWHNPFSLSGGQKRRLSVATMLDETPELLLFDEPTFGQDAHTTTELMKIILDLKAKGTTIVFVTHDMNLVDMYSERVIVLDEGRIAFQGIPAELWSDYELVYRARLRLPYRLQKQVKTGDVI; encoded by the coding sequence GTGAAAAATCAGCGTCATGAAGACCATCATCCGATTATCCGTGTGGAAGAGCTCGTATTTGCTTATGAAAAAAATCACGACAAACCTCTGATTGATCACGTTAGCTTCACTCTTGAAAAAGGTGAATTGGCTCTCCTAATGGGCGCGAGCGGATCTGGAAAAAGTACTCTAGCTCTTAGTTTAAATGGCCTGTATCCAGAAGCGGTAGAAGGCTTTCAACAAGGCAGCATTTTTTTCCGAGGCGTCCTTCTTGAAAACTATGAAAAAGGGGTAGTAAATCAGCATATCGGAATTGTGTTTCAAGATCCAGAAAGTCAGTTTTGTATGGTAACGGTTGAGAATGAACTAGCTTTCACAATGGAAAACTGTTCAATTCCGAGAAGCGAGATGAAAAAACGTATGGACGATGTGCTGAAGATAACGGGTTTAACTAACATGAAAAAGCGTGCCATTCATGAATTGTCTGGAGGTCAAAAGCAAAAAGTTGCCTTAGCTTCTGTCTTATTATTGGAACCGGACGTCCTTATTCTTGATGAACCGACGGCCAATTTGGACCCAGTTTCCAGCCTAGAGTTTATTGAACTTGTAGCAGAACTCCAGCGAAAAAAGCGTTTAACGGTTGTGGTCATCGAGCATCAATTGGATGATTGGCTTCCCTTCGCACAACGTATCTTTGCTCTAGGGAAAAATGGGCAACTCTTTGCAGACGGAGAGCCGCAGAACGTGCTTATGGAGCAAGCTGAACAATTTAAGTCTGAAGGCATTTATTTACCGTTCGAAAAAGCAAGCGCTCAAAGTCCAATTGCTAATTATGCCTATGACAGCAATGCGACGACACTGCAAATAGAAGACTTAACGTTTAAGCGAAAAGAAAAAAAGATATTAACAGAAATGAATGTATCACTACGGAAAGGTGAGTTTGTCGCGATTGTTGGAGAGAACGGGGCAGGAAAATCGACGCTTCTTCAAGTGATGGCAGGATTAGTGCGTCCTAACCAAGGAAAGGTGACTTTTCTCGATAAAGCGCTTGATGAATGGACTGAAAGCGATTTGCGTCGGGCCATGGGATTTGTTTTTCAGAATCCGGAGCATCAATTTATTACCGATACCGTAGCTGATGAATTAGCATTTGGGATGAAGCTTAACGACCATAATCCCTCTGATATTGAAAATAAAGTGGCAGAACTTCTTCATCATTTTCAGCTAGAAAACCATCGATGGCACAATCCTTTTTCCTTGAGTGGCGGTCAGAAAAGGCGTTTAAGTGTGGCTACGATGCTTGATGAGACACCTGAGCTGTTGTTATTTGATGAACCGACATTCGGTCAAGATGCCCATACAACCACTGAATTAATGAAAATCATCCTCGATTTGAAAGCCAAAGGAACGACGATTGTTTTTGTGACACATGATATGAATCTAGTGGATATGTATAGTGAGCGGGTTATCGTATTGGATGAAGGACGGATCGCTTTTCAAGGGATACCAGCTGAGTTATGGTCAGATTACGAGCTCGTCTATCGCGCACGGCTGCGGCTTCCGTATCGATTGCAAAAGCAAGTGAAAACAGGTGACGTGATATGA
- a CDS encoding AbgT family transporter: MVNKRKGLFQKFLDMIEFTGNKLPHPVTLFAILALLVIILSGIVSSLGVSVEHPGEEGTIVEVTNLMSKEGFQYILLNMVDNFIGFAPLGVVLATMLGIGLAERTGLISACLRGFVLSIPRVLITSGLVFAGIMSSVASDAGYVVLPPLGALIFAAIGRHPLAGLAAAFAGVSAGFSANLFLSATDPLLGELTISAAAIIDPAYAEGMNIAMNYYFIIVSVFLLTFVGAWVTERIVEPRLGVYKGDYREELTGLNAIEKKGLIWAGIAFLIGAILFALTIIPENGLLRADNGKIIQSPFMSSLVPIIMIMFFIPGLVYGLVTRNIKNDKDVANQLSDTMASMGMFIVLAFTAGQFVAYFAETNMGLVLGVYGAEALEAANLTGIPLILGFILVAGFINLFIGSASAKWAMMAPVFVPIMMQLGYSPELTQMAYRVADSTTNIISPLMTYYALIIAFAQKYDKKVGIGTLISVMFPYTIVFTIAWTVMLIVWIFLGIDLGPGSPIKY; the protein is encoded by the coding sequence TTGGTGAATAAACGTAAGGGGTTATTTCAAAAGTTCCTTGATATGATTGAATTCACTGGCAATAAGCTGCCTCACCCTGTAACATTATTTGCTATTTTAGCTTTACTAGTTATTATTTTATCTGGTATTGTTTCAAGCCTCGGGGTTAGTGTAGAACACCCAGGTGAAGAAGGCACAATTGTCGAAGTCACCAATTTAATGAGTAAGGAAGGTTTTCAATACATCTTATTAAATATGGTGGATAATTTCATTGGCTTTGCACCACTCGGGGTGGTTTTAGCCACGATGTTAGGGATCGGGCTAGCTGAGCGAACGGGATTAATTAGTGCGTGCTTACGCGGGTTTGTTCTTTCCATACCTCGCGTATTAATAACGTCAGGACTTGTCTTTGCAGGGATTATGTCAAGTGTCGCCTCTGATGCTGGCTATGTTGTTCTCCCTCCACTAGGTGCTCTCATCTTTGCAGCGATCGGTCGACATCCATTAGCAGGTCTGGCTGCTGCATTCGCTGGTGTCTCGGCAGGGTTTAGTGCCAACTTGTTCCTTTCAGCCACAGATCCGCTACTGGGCGAATTAACGATATCTGCTGCTGCCATTATTGATCCAGCCTACGCAGAAGGTATGAACATTGCCATGAACTATTACTTTATTATCGTGTCAGTATTTTTATTAACCTTTGTAGGGGCATGGGTGACTGAACGAATCGTCGAGCCCCGATTAGGTGTCTATAAAGGGGATTATCGTGAAGAGCTTACAGGGCTGAATGCTATTGAGAAAAAAGGACTCATTTGGGCCGGCATTGCTTTTCTAATCGGTGCCATTTTATTCGCATTGACGATCATACCAGAAAATGGCCTATTACGAGCTGATAATGGGAAGATTATTCAATCACCATTTATGAGTTCACTCGTTCCGATCATTATGATCATGTTTTTTATCCCAGGACTTGTCTATGGTCTTGTCACACGTAACATTAAAAATGATAAGGATGTGGCCAATCAATTATCAGATACGATGGCCTCCATGGGGATGTTTATCGTACTGGCATTTACTGCAGGTCAGTTTGTCGCTTACTTTGCTGAAACAAACATGGGCCTTGTCCTCGGTGTCTATGGGGCTGAAGCACTTGAAGCTGCTAATTTAACAGGGATTCCACTTATACTCGGTTTTATTCTCGTCGCAGGGTTCATTAACTTATTTATCGGAAGTGCTTCAGCGAAATGGGCGATGATGGCACCTGTGTTTGTGCCAATTATGATGCAGCTGGGATATTCCCCAGAATTGACACAAATGGCTTATCGCGTCGCAGACTCAACGACGAATATTATCTCACCATTAATGACATATTATGCCCTCATTATTGCATTTGCTCAGAAATACGATAAAAAAGTCGGGATCGGCACACTTATTTCGGTTATGTTCCCATATACGATTGTCTTTACTATCGCTTGGACAGTGATGTTAATTGTATGGATATTCCTTGGTATTGACCTTGGACCAGGGTCACCTATTAAATATTAA
- a CDS encoding ECF transporter S component gives MMKHWKLKEIVLMSIFGVVFGLIYLMFFLVGQGLSNFLTPFGLAPFGYEVIFGIWFIVSIIAAYVIRKPGAAFFSELIAGTVEVLIGSPSGPALIITAAIQGIGAEIVFLATRYRNFSLHILILAGMSAAVFSFAWSWFSSGMAALTPGLIVATLVVRVLSGALLAGVLGKYISDQLAETGVLQGYALGKERQEKREKSAS, from the coding sequence ATGATGAAGCATTGGAAACTGAAAGAAATCGTATTAATGTCGATCTTTGGGGTTGTTTTCGGTCTGATCTATCTTATGTTTTTTTTGGTCGGTCAAGGCTTAAGCAACTTTTTAACTCCTTTTGGATTAGCACCGTTTGGTTATGAAGTTATTTTTGGCATTTGGTTTATCGTATCGATCATTGCCGCTTATGTCATCCGTAAGCCTGGAGCGGCCTTTTTTTCTGAATTAATTGCTGGAACAGTTGAAGTATTAATCGGTAGCCCATCAGGTCCCGCATTAATTATTACGGCCGCTATTCAAGGTATTGGTGCCGAAATTGTATTCCTTGCTACCCGTTATCGCAACTTCTCACTCCATATTCTCATACTGGCAGGGATGTCAGCGGCTGTTTTCAGTTTTGCGTGGAGCTGGTTTTCCTCTGGGATGGCCGCCCTTACTCCCGGTCTCATCGTCGCGACACTAGTTGTAAGAGTATTAAGCGGCGCACTACTGGCAGGTGTGCTCGGGAAATATATTAGTGATCAATTGGCCGAAACCGGTGTTTTACAAGGATATGCGTTAGGAAAGGAGCGTCAGGAAAAACGTGAAAAATCAGCGTCATGA
- a CDS encoding energy-coupling factor transporter transmembrane protein EcfT, with translation MIATVNPAIKMTAILIPGVLLSFSFDIFTPLVYLLFIITVTFLFSNISFKKWLLVFSPFIFLSVGFALMTILHTSDGFGEGALLFEFLWFEVTTGSVMVGISLALRSLCFVALSLLFVLTTDSTAFMLSLMQQFKLPPKLTYGILAGYRFLPTFKHEFEVLKQAHRIRGVGRAKGIKGRINQCRRYAIPLMANAIRKAERVAIAMESKGFTGSSHRTYYHHMTVGKKDWVFFGGIVGVFFLVIFISYSLGYLNIFGHQFG, from the coding sequence ATGATTGCAACAGTAAACCCAGCGATAAAAATGACGGCCATTCTCATTCCTGGTGTTTTGCTCAGTTTCAGCTTTGATATTTTCACTCCCCTTGTTTACTTACTATTTATTATCACGGTGACCTTTCTATTTAGTAATATCTCGTTTAAAAAATGGCTGCTCGTATTCTCACCATTCATTTTTCTGTCAGTAGGATTTGCCTTGATGACCATTTTGCATACGAGTGATGGATTTGGTGAGGGCGCTTTATTATTTGAATTTTTATGGTTTGAAGTGACGACAGGCAGTGTCATGGTAGGGATAAGCCTTGCTCTACGTTCCCTCTGTTTTGTTGCTTTATCACTATTGTTTGTATTAACGACAGATTCTACAGCCTTTATGCTTAGTTTGATGCAACAATTCAAATTACCGCCTAAGCTAACGTACGGCATACTTGCCGGCTATCGTTTTTTGCCTACCTTTAAACATGAATTTGAAGTGTTAAAGCAAGCTCATCGCATTCGTGGCGTGGGGAGAGCCAAGGGGATTAAAGGACGTATTAATCAATGCCGCCGCTACGCCATTCCGTTAATGGCCAATGCGATTCGAAAAGCTGAGCGAGTTGCAATTGCAATGGAATCGAAAGGTTTTACAGGCTCGTCTCATAGAACCTACTATCATCATATGACAGTAGGAAAAAAAGATTGGGTATTTTTTGGCGGAATTGTAGGCGTCTTTTTCCTCGTTATTTTCATCTCCTATTCTCTTGGTTATTTAAATATTTTTGGTCATCAATTCGGTTAA